The segment GTGGGTGAGTcataaagttatttaaaaaaaaaaggctgattaataaaaatgaaaaataaaatttagaacttaggtgaaaaaatcataaaattctcaaagaaacaGAGACGCCTAAGAACGAATAACAAAAAGTTCtcagaaattcatttaattcaatcgCAATTTCAAATTCTACGGTTCTACACAGActgtgtaaaataaaaaccaagTCAGGTGAATAAATTAAGTGATTGTTATCTGcatatatacacaaaaattaaaaattcgcaACACgtaattaaatttgcaaaatgccACTATAAAAGCCACCACATAGAGTTTCCCATTCGGTGTGGTTTCTGCATGAAGAAAAAGACGTGTGAtgcaagaaaatgaattaaaaagtgGCTTTTTGGGGGGCTCGTCAATTTGCCAACTCTAATCGATTTCTTGCTCTATTGAGATGTTCATTCATAAGCAAATAAAATGCGAATCAAATAGATACAACGCTGGTTAAAAATACcaagaaaggaaatttaaacactttaaacgatcaaaaaataataattttttgcattccCAAAGAGCACGGCGGTTCCCGGCCGTATTCCATTTCGGCCAAAATGTATTCCGCGCGGGATTCCCGCTCAGGCACCGTATGGTGCACCATATATGATggtattgggaaaaatttggtACCCAAAATCGGGTCGTGGCTCCATAGCAGGTAAAATTTTACGCCTAAATTAGGGAATACCATAGGGATATCCGTATGGTGTCTGGAAACAGCCTCTGCCACGACTGAAAAAACTCCTACATGTAggcaaaatttttgacattttttttctctttccctctcacttatctttctttctctcaaacacattattttctctaccTAATGCTCTCCTTTTACAATAGTGTTCCCTTTTCTATTTTGCCTCACCGGGAGGCAAATGGCCAAATTTCATGGAGATGTACTTTGGCAAAAATACCTCGTCTTGGCAATaatattcacaaagaaaaattcacgcgtTTTCACGCGTGAAAAACATATGCGAGATTGATTTTCAGATAGGATATAGATTAGAAGAGTCATAAATGACCTtctcatttcataaaaattaatatttctttgaaaaattagacaattaaaaaaaatcaaattataccCACATCATTATGCTTATTTAATACAACATTGCATTATGTTTCTTATGCTAGAAACATtattaaaatggcataaatcgctttagttttcaataaataaacttttataaaatatccatGCCACGTGTAGCTGAAAATAACCTCAAAAGGACAACCATTCGTCGAATACATGAAAAAGCTTTGcatttcagtacaattttcttcagcacataagagcattttttatgttgctgaCGCATTTGCTCTAAGAAATCATTGGGAAACACATCTTGTATTCagcattaaaaatgataattgaaaaaaaaatcagaattattaaaaatctaccTGAAATTGGGAGGTCTTTTCTTTAAGCTGCATTATTGTTCCCTCGAAAAATATGCTAATGCTAATTGCTAATTCTTCGAAAAGTCCAAGAAGTATCTCTCATATTGTAAAAGAATTAcatgttttaaaactttttcaatggaattctAAGAACAATCAGGTAGATATCTAGTTTTTATTACCGGACCCATTTGCTAACTAAATCTTATGtaggtaaaaataattaaaaatatttgtacctAATATTAggaaactttataattattcaaatcaaatgattatattaaattcattaaattaataatgacaTTTTTGCGAAATGCGATAGTGTTTTTATGTTGGTATTAAAAGAAtagtttttatatttcctttaaactaataattctttatattatttgggtggctttttagttaaattttgaatcatgttttctaaaaatagGGTGGTCATACCCAAAAAATGACAGAATCACATAAACAATccttccaaaattatttaatttcaagaaaatcctaATAAATAGCGATTTTGGTAccaaaaagagcataaaattatgttcaaTGATACTCAATTTAATCcttaaaatatgtttcaatgatttcttttgtctatcttttgcgaaaaattgtaatttatcaaAGATTTCGGATTGTTTACAGTCCGTAGCTTGTCCGGAGAACATCTTCCCGGATACATCCAAGAATAggtaaagataaaaaaattattttaaaacacatcataaattcataatttgattaaattttaacataaatttagaaaactatcaataaaatattaattatggaTTAATACtctgaaaatgatttgaatattttatgattattataAAACCACGTGTTCTGATattttaaaaccaaaattcacgcgtgcCACGCCTGTATTTTGGAACCAACGTTGAGCCGtaatctctaaattttttggatccaaaattcacgcgtagccacgactctgtgttggtaccaaaattgaggcgtagctacgactctgtgttggtaccaaaattcacgcgtagccacgactctgtgttggcaccaaaatttaggcgtaaactccgatttttgttggaaccaaaattcacgcgtagccacgactctgtgttggcaccaaaattgaGGCGTGGAGCAGACTGATCACGActgattttgttaattttagataatttacaattattttaatctgaaTACATCTGATCCATCATATATTATCtaaaactaatcaaaaaaaattgccaaatatttttaattcttcaaaatattagaaattgtaCTTCAGTCGTGGCACACTCCGTGAGTTGACACCATATGGATAGGTGtatggttatccaaaatggctaGAGTCGCCGGCGTGCTCCTTGGGTTAAAACcgtgataaaaagaattaataaaaatataatatttttcatctctgtgtcttcaagaataaaatgaaaaataataagaaaataaataaaacaaaataaaatcataccAATAAATGGTAACaatgaaaatcaagaaaaaactCCTGGATTGTGTGTTAGGTCTGGTCGGTCTGGTCCTTCTATCCATTCattattcttttgcattttaattggtGGTTTCattattacttttatttttattttttatttttttaagttttttttatttaatttgttttttttttaattaaaaaaacaaaaatatacattgtagaaaataataaaaagtgaTGTAAAAAATAACATGCTTTTAGCTATTTTGTAGGATCTTTTTTTGATTGTTTCTCTTTGTTGATTTAAGTGCTCATTTTGTTTtaactagtttttttttagttttaaaattatttaaccaCATTTGTTTAGGTTTTGTTTTTAGAGAATTGGTTCGGCACCATTAATAGCTTTAACGTATGTTTTTATGATCTCCTGCTCATCAGTCAATTGTAACGCGTCTAAGCATCCTTTGAAGTAGTCTGTTGTGAAACATCGCTTcctagaaaaataaatatatcattttgctaattaattttctttgccgaaaaaaaattgggaatttgttgagatctgaaaaagaaattagcaCAATGTTCTGTGTaggtggaaaattctcttctatttttatgatatttttaattagaaaagaataaaatgcgTCAATAGAGCTTGTTGGGTATGCAACAAGTGTGTCCTGTGTGGGTTTTCCTCAACCTGTGTATGAAGGGCAATTTCCACCCCACaaagaagattttataaaaggaaatttttattttatgtgaaaatattccataaaTTTGATGACAGCtaaatgagaaattcttctttggcCAATATTTACAGAAGAAATTCCAAAGCAACTCACAGTGTGTTATAATTTACGATGATCCTTCAAACTTAAGGATCTGGcaatgaaaagttattttcttgGAAGCATATTccatagctttttttttacaattaagcAATGAATTTCCTATACTGATTAAAATCTCCAAAtcaagatcttttttttatttgctgagaaaattgcattttgcagGACCTTGCATAAAAACACGTGTCTTTgaactttaatattttgctttgGGTTGCATTGAAGTGTGCGATTTTTCTGAACCATTTCAATGCCACTAAACAGGCAATTTTTACACttggaaaaaaagattaaataacCCCTCAAATTGCCAGCTGTTTAGCACAATTTCAAGAAGAGAATCTGATGAAATTTTCGTTCCAGTTTCACTTGCTCCGTTTTTTTCGAGCGCTCACACTGCCTCGCACAATTACCAAGACAGCCCCGAGGCGCGCAAACATGAAATCACGTGGAGTGAATGATGGAAAGATTTTGCATTATGTCCAATAACAATCGCTAATGAGGCCGTAATGACCGTAATGACAAATATTTGGTCAAAAACACCAAACAAATTAGTTTTCGCGttgatttaattcattatGTGGAGATTTGTTTTGCCAAAATGTAACGCACATGTTCCTCgcaaatattttctccatttagcgtggaaattttttgggaattcTCGCAATTTCATCCTATTTAGGCGCATTACTGTAAAGTAGAAGCTTTAATTGACTAAATGGAATGGAAGATAAACAAGGGAAGctaaaaggaggaaaaaatcttatggaAGACTTTCCCTTTTCGGAGCaatgaagaagatgaaaaaaaaaagaaatattaatcgacaaattaattaatcatcgttaaatatccttttttaggaatattttatgacCCTTCGATTAGTTTCCTCATGACTATGAATTCACAGCAAGAAGGTCAGAATCCACATGGAGTTTTgctcataaatttaattgctattttatggaatttctcagccaaagaaatttctcattgaattGGAGAGAAATAGAAAGGAATTGGAATGTGTTTTTAAATGCgaattttcatagaaattttcttttttaggaTATAGATTTGATCTTATGCTTGAtttcaagagatttttaatagattttaatatcaaaccatcttaagaaaagtttcgtatgatttaaagaaatcagtttttatttagaacctctttttaattttttttcaattgttggtttaaaaattctccttaTCTTTATCTCTAAAAAGACTCcaaattcgaaaaaaataatcgGTATTACGTTTAATCACCAAAAACTACTAATTTTCCATTAGAATTAGATAGGATAAATCGGCGAAGatttactcaaaaatgcaaataatgacgtcactcttgtgctttttgtctcttttaaaTCATAAAGCTTAAAAGTATCTTGTCAGATATCATCAAAATGCTTTTATGCATTTAATGAGATAAAAAACACAATGGTAACGtcattgtttaaatttttggacaaatcTTTGTCAGTCATCTCAATGGAAAATGGGcgtttttgttgatttatttcttttcttttcttccttttcaagATTACGTGTCCTAATTGATTCCACGAATAAAGTATGTTTTTCTCATACATAAATgagtaaattcttttaacatAATAGctaagaataaaaaactaaCTAAGATActttatgtaatattttggtgattgatcaaataaatatcacccccccccctctcCTGATCTTAGCGCAAATCACAAACCTCTTGAGATCATTAGGAGTGTTTAAACGAAGCAAATCAAGACAAATACTTCCGTCTCATTCAACATTGGCAATAGGAAAGTGTTTATTTGAAAGCGAAAACGAATTTATTTGCACAAGTAAACAAATAGGAGGTGATTTGTCTTGGCAATCATCGGATTTTAGTACCACCACAGCACAACTGCTGTGAGACACTGAATTTGAtcatttccatgaaaattgcGCATTCACGATTACGGCGGTGTTTTCACTTTGCAGCATTCTTCAGATGGTGCCTGCATTCCAGCAAATTGGCTTTTTGTACTCTGGTGTGCTTCCCACCCAGAGTCGCACCATATAGTCATTAAGTCAAACCACGCTTGTTTATTGTTATCGCGTGGCCAAagaggtggtggtggtggttgtACAAAGAGTACTGCATTGTGAATGGATCCCCTTGAGGGCTATTTTTGTCCCTCAGaggggttttttttgtgtacgGAAGGTGCGCAAGAAAAAGGAAGTGCTCAACATACTTGCATAGTGAGTGAAGCTGAGGTTCCCGGAACAGTGAGTAGCAATCTTCGCAGATCCTGTCCAGTCGGAAGAAGATGGATTTGTTGAAGACACCTTTGCATTCAATGTCAAAGAACGAGCTCCTCTTGGATAGCGTATGATGCCTCGGGAAGGACACGATCATTGGAACCAAAACAAGTATGAGTGCCAATGAtagaaagagatttttggaACACATCTGTAAGAGATTTTTggaagaagagagagagaaaaaatgtcagaCAATTCTCACATTCATCAATGGGAAAGGGGAAGTATTAAAGCTAAATTTAGGCCGTCATTTTGATTCTTCACCCCCTATTATgcttatatttatatatacaaaGTTGGACGAAAAGTTCTGGAATAAAAAGATTTgaatataaatgattttttcaactttcttgtcttttaatttaattttaatcaaacaattaattttctctttctactaaacatagaaaatttacacaaaagtcataaattcttacattataaattcaaaagctcAATTCCAGAACATCTGGCTCAACCACAAAGCCCACAAAGTtggttatatatgtatgtatatatggtaaaaaaaacatccagcATTAATATACTTGAGTGTGGTCGTGGTGATGATGGGCTCACAACGTGAATCAATAGAAGAGGCATAAAAATATAGAGTTTCAAGATCGATTTAATTGGTATCGAGTGGCAAATTTATGGTGCAAAGAGTTAGCAAAATGCCGTCAATGACGCAAGAGACGCATCCGCCACCCTCCCGCCACTTAATTGCCTTCACTACACCATCCCGCGCGATCTCATGGCAGGGAGTCCATCTCGAGACAGTTTGCAGAAATATAGTACCCCCCTGACTGCCCCATCCTGCCAATCTGCTTCccgctttttttctcacaaccTCTGCGTGTGCATCCAAAGAGTCGCGCGAATGAATCACTtgttcaaaaaagaaatatcacaCAGACCGCCAAGGCGGTCACAAGTGTGGAAGCATGTGTTGTTTATTTGCCATTGCATATCTCAATATTGGTCATACATAGACGAACATTCTCTCGCAAACTCTTTACACCCCCGCGCCTCCCCCGCAGCATTATCATACATTAAATGCTTTTAATATGCTCAAAGAGAGATACAAATAAATTCCCAATAAGATACAAATCTTCCACATTTATGAGCGGATAGTTTTGCTTGttgtggctttttttcttcttcttatacTCCCTCCGCAgtgtcatttatttttaattgaaagagaTGGTATGGAAAAACCTCAACTTGTTCTCCGACTTTCTCATTTACATGCTGGCTGGTTTGTTTCTCCGTCGCGCGcgcgtgctttttttttcctcaaagaaatTGCACTTCTTGCCACTCAAAATGATGATTGCCATATGACCTAACCCTTCAGTATAATGTGAATTCAGTAACTTCTCCCGCTACTTGTAACATTTTTTGGTAGCTTTTtctagctgtgattcttttttttaagaaataaagaagttcttaaaaaaaattatgtcttaaagaaaaaggcataaaagctctaaaagctcaaaagaagTATAAATGTCCTACTTATATCCTGCAAGGTATCATCCACCCCATTCTAACGTCTTCAActtgtataataaaataaatatacgaATGTAGATTACAAGAAAGCATAAGACCAAAATGGCGCCACATCGACTACAACCAACAGCACGTGACTAAATGAAAACGAAATGGTTTTCCCTCATCATTATATGATTAAATAGTTATAACGAGCGAGCGAAGCTATTTAAAACCCACCATGTACAGTACCCCGCAATTTATCAATCACATCACAAAAGGATGTTTACAAATTACGGCGGAGCTGCAATTAGCACTTGTGTGGTGATTTCACATTATGTACGCgagttttctttctaataattccaaaaaaaaaattcccgcaTTTCACTGCGTCATTTAACTCCGCAAAGAATGCAAATTGCTCCTGAATTGAGTCATTCTCACCTCCGCAGTGATTACGCGCGCGATAAGTGAGATAGAcgtttaaatttttgcaaaatggtTCACAATTAATGGGTGTGATACAATTCAATTTGCAAGATTCACTTAATACATTTTCACCTTTCAATTAGCacaattgaggaaaattctcacacaCACAGGCTCGACCGGTGAGAAGAGATTCACAGCagtgaattttgtaaaactGAAACAAGGTGAAGTATCAACAAACGGAATTGagcaattaatttcttctatCGTGATTCATAAAAAGACGACTTATCATTTTAACAATCTTGCGTGAAAATGCTCAGCGTGCCTCTCTTTATGgctgagaaggaaaattttctactcGGTCAGTGGCGTATACCGTGGTGTGGGGTCACCATGGCAGTCTATAAATTTGAGAGGTATATAGTAATATTTTTGTAACATCAAACGTACCATAATCTCGAAACTTCCGCTGAGagatttcaaaagaaatctctgCCATTTTTGCGCGCTTCTCTCTGCCAATCTACGCATGATAAATGTCCCCCAGACAATCGTACAATTTACACgcgattaaataaataaattaaacgaatAAACCAATTTTTTGCCCAAGGGAAAGGTGCTCGCTAAAAGTGTGGTACACACTTTATAAGAATTAtagaactttttaattttttaagcaaaataaaaaataaggtGCAAAATAATATCTGAATTCCTCCactaaaaactttcaattattAAGGTATTATGAAGTGATTAAAGTATAATCTCCCTGCCTATGGGTTTAAAAGGTAcatcaaattaataaagacATTTAGCCTTGATCTTTACTCAATGGGTGTCACCACgatgaaaatgtttgatttgGGTCTTTAA is part of the Lutzomyia longipalpis isolate SR_M1_2022 chromosome 3, ASM2433408v1 genome and harbors:
- the LOC129794180 gene encoding ion transport peptide-like isoform X2, whose protein sequence is MCSKNLFLSLALILVLVPMIVSFPRHHTLSKRSSFFDIECKGVFNKSIFFRLDRICEDCYSLFREPQLHSLCKKRCFTTDYFKGCLDALQLTDEQEIIKTYVKAINGAEPIL
- the LOC129794180 gene encoding ion transport peptide-like isoform X1 gives rise to the protein MMCSKNLFLSLALILVLVPMIVSFPRHHTLSKRSSFFDIECKGVFNKSIFFRLDRICEDCYSLFREPQLHSLCKKRCFTTDYFKGCLDALQLTDEQEIIKTYVKAINGAEPIL